The Qipengyuania aurantiaca genome contains the following window.
TGACCGCAGTCGACACGAGTGCCGAAGAGCAGGAAAGCTGGGGCGATTTCGCCAAGTTCGTGCTCAAGCTGGTGCTGGTGGTCGTGATCTTCCGCAGCTTCATATTCTCGCCCTTCACCATCCCGAGCGAGAGCATGCTGCCGGGCCTCAGGAACGGCGATTATCTCGTCGCGGCCAAGTGGCCCTATGGCTATTCGCGCCTGTCGCTGCCCTTCGAAGCGCCGCTCATCCCCGGCCGCATCTTCGCCGACATGCCAGAGCGCGGCGACGTGGTGATCTTCAAGCACCCGGTCGACGGCACCGATTACGTCAAGCGCGCCATTGGCCTTCCGGGCGACACCGTGGCCCTGCGTGGCGGCACCGTCTTCCTCAACGGCCAACCGCTGGAACAGCGCCGCGGGGAATATGTCGACATCCCGATGAGCGAGAACACCGGCTGCCGCAGCGATGGCGGGACGGTGGTGGACGAAAGCACTTGCCGCTATCGCCAGATCACCGAGACTCTGCCTTCGGGCAAGAGCTATCCGACCATCGACTTCGGCCCGCATCCCAAGGATAGTTTCGGCCCGATCGTCGTGCCGCAGGGCGAGATTTTCGTGATGGGCGACAATCGCGACAATTCGATGGACAGCCGTTTCCCCGCCGTGGCCGGTGGCGGCGTCGGACTGGTCGATGCCGACCTGCTGGTCGCGCGTGCCAGCATGGTTCTGTGGTCGACCGACGGCAGCGCCGAATGGCTGCTGCCATGGACCTGGTTCTCCGCCGCGCGATGGGACCGGATCGGAACCGGCATATGAGCGCGCTCGATCCCGAGACACGCGAGTGGCTGGAAAAGACCGGCTTCTCCGTCCAGGACGAAGCGCTGTGGCAAGCCGCGCTCACCCATGGCAGCATGGGCGAGAAGAACGATTACGAACGGCTCGAATTCCTTGGTGACCGGGTGCTCGGCCTGTCGATCGCGCACTGGCTCTATGGCGAGAGCGAAGCGCCCGAGGGCAAGCTCGCCCAGCGTCTCAACGCCATCGTCAGCCGCGAAATGTGCGCCACCGTGGCGCGCGGGATCGACCTGTCGGAGCATATGCGCATTTCCAAGCAGGCGCGCGCCGATGGCGGCAAGGACAGCGACAACATCCTCGGCGACGTGATGGAGGCGCTGCTCGGCGCGCAATATCTCGACAACGGGTTCAAGGCGGCGCGCACTCTCATCCACGTACTCTGGCGCCCTGCGCTCGAAAGCGGTGCCGGCGAGAGCAAGCATCCCAAGAGCGCGCTGCAGGAATGGGCCGCGGGCAACCGCCGCAAGCCGCCCGAATACGAAGTGGTAGAGCGCTCGGGCCCCGATCACGCGGCCAAGTTCACCGTCAAGGTCAGCGTACACAAGGTCGGCGAGGCCACCGCCACCGCCGGGAGCAAGGGCGAGGCCGAAAAGGCCGCCGCCAAGGAATTCATGGAGAAGTTCGGATGACCCTTCGACAGGCTCAGGACGGGTCGGGAACGCGGTGCGGCCTAGTTGCCGTCATCGGTGCCCCGAATGCGGGCAAATCAACGCTGGTGAACCAGCTTGTCGGCCAGAAGGTCGCGATCACCAGCGCCAAGGCGCAGACGACGCGCGCGCGAATGCTCGGCATCGCGCTGCATGACGATACTCAGATGGTGTTGGTCGACACGCCGGGTATCTTCTCGCCCAAGCGCAAGCTCGATCGCGCCATGGTCAGCGCAGCGTGGGACGGGACGGAAACCGCCGACGCCGTGCTGCTGATGGTCGACCCGATCAAGCAGCGCCGCCACGAACTCGACCCGCTGGTCGAAGCGCTTGCCAAGCGCCCGGAACGCAAGATCCTCGTCCTCAACAAAGTCGACGCGGCGAAGAAGGAGCCGCTGCTCGCACTGGCGCAGGAGCTGGGCGAGAAGGTCGCGTTTTTCGAAGTGTATTTCGTATCGGCGCTGACCGGCGATGGCGTGCCTCAACTGAAAGAGGCGCTCGCGGGAATGATGCCCAAAGGTCCGTGGATGTATCCCGAGGACCAGGTCTCCGACGCCAGCGAACGCCTGCTCGCCACTGAAATCACCCGCGAACAGCTCTACAAGCAGCTCCACGAGGAACTGCCCTACGACAGCGCGGTTCGGCCCGAGAAGTACATCCAGCGCCCGGACGGCAGTGTGGAAATTCACCAGCAGATCGTGGTCATGCGCGACAACCAGCGCGCCATCGTGCTCGGCAAGGGCGGCAGCCGGATCAAGGCCATCGGCCAGGCTGCGCGCGAGGAACTCTCCGAGCTGTTAGGCCAGAAGGTCCACCTCTTCCTCCACGTGAAGACCGATGAACGCTGGAGCGAGGATAAGGAGATCTTCGAGGAACTGGGCCTGGAGTGGAAGGGCTAGTTAGCGCTTCTTCGCCACCTTGATCTTATTCTTCTTGGCGAAATCCTTCGTCGATTCCTCGCTGCGGTTCAACGCCTTGGCAATCTGCTTGAGGCCCTGACCCTTGGCGGCGAGGGTGCGGAGCTGGCCCGCCTCCTCGCCTGTCCAGGGTTGCTTGTGACGCTCGAAGCGTTCCTTGCCCATCAGTCGGCCTTCTTCTTGGCCGCGGGCTTCTTCTTCGCCGCCGCCTTCTTTGCCGGAGCCTTGCGCTTCTTCTTCGCC
Protein-coding sequences here:
- the rnc gene encoding ribonuclease III, with amino-acid sequence MSALDPETREWLEKTGFSVQDEALWQAALTHGSMGEKNDYERLEFLGDRVLGLSIAHWLYGESEAPEGKLAQRLNAIVSREMCATVARGIDLSEHMRISKQARADGGKDSDNILGDVMEALLGAQYLDNGFKAARTLIHVLWRPALESGAGESKHPKSALQEWAAGNRRKPPEYEVVERSGPDHAAKFTVKVSVHKVGEATATAGSKGEAEKAAAKEFMEKFG
- the lepB gene encoding signal peptidase I, with the translated sequence MNENPRLVQPDADADPDAVTAVDTSAEEQESWGDFAKFVLKLVLVVVIFRSFIFSPFTIPSESMLPGLRNGDYLVAAKWPYGYSRLSLPFEAPLIPGRIFADMPERGDVVIFKHPVDGTDYVKRAIGLPGDTVALRGGTVFLNGQPLEQRRGEYVDIPMSENTGCRSDGGTVVDESTCRYRQITETLPSGKSYPTIDFGPHPKDSFGPIVVPQGEIFVMGDNRDNSMDSRFPAVAGGGVGLVDADLLVARASMVLWSTDGSAEWLLPWTWFSAARWDRIGTGI
- the era gene encoding GTPase Era: MTLRQAQDGSGTRCGLVAVIGAPNAGKSTLVNQLVGQKVAITSAKAQTTRARMLGIALHDDTQMVLVDTPGIFSPKRKLDRAMVSAAWDGTETADAVLLMVDPIKQRRHELDPLVEALAKRPERKILVLNKVDAAKKEPLLALAQELGEKVAFFEVYFVSALTGDGVPQLKEALAGMMPKGPWMYPEDQVSDASERLLATEITREQLYKQLHEELPYDSAVRPEKYIQRPDGSVEIHQQIVVMRDNQRAIVLGKGGSRIKAIGQAAREELSELLGQKVHLFLHVKTDERWSEDKEIFEELGLEWKG